One segment of Solanum lycopersicum chromosome 1, SLM_r2.1 DNA contains the following:
- the LOC138344649 gene encoding uncharacterized protein, which translates to MHDFLIAEDSELWDIVLDGPFIPMIEEKDGEKTRLVPKPRQKYDEADRKKIEKGYKAKTLLVCGIGPDEFNPHEGTEKVKESKIDMITSLYENFKMKEGETIHEMFTKLSSITNELRGLGEPISMSKQVRKVLGILPKSCESKVDAISEAKDLKVLTKDALIGNLKTHEMNRNHDLSKKEVKKHKSLMLKYKSDENSSDDDMAYLINRFQKIMKKNKGFRRGTNGPRNATQNDTCYKCGKVGHFIREYPLFITENM; encoded by the exons atgcatgATTTCCTCATTGCTGAAGATAGTGAGCTATGGGATATCGTACTAGATGGACCGTTTATTCCAATGATAGAAGAAAAGGATGGAGAGAAAACTAGGCTGGTTCCAAAGCCTagacaaaaatatgatgaagcTGATAGAAAGAAGATAGAAAAAGGATACAAGGCAAAAACTCTTCTTGTCTGtgggataggacctgatgagttCAATC CTCATGAAGGAACTGAAAAAGTCAAAGAATCCAAGATTGATATGATCACCTCCTTGTATGAAAACTTCAAgatgaaggaaggagaaaccATTCATGAGATGTTCACAAAATTATCTTCTATTACCAATGAGCTGCGAGGTCTTGGGGAACCTATCAGTATGAGCAAGCAAGTCAGGAAGGTGCTTGGAATTCTTCCAAAGTCCTGTGAAAGCAAGGTTGATGCAATTTCTGAAGCAAAAGATCTAAAGGTGCTGACAAAGGATGCTCTCATTGGAAATCTAAAAACTCATGAGATGAATCGAAATCATGATTTGTCAAAGAAGGAAGTCAAAAAGCATAAGTCCTTGATGCTGAAATACAAATCTGATGAAAACTccagtgatgatgatatggctTATCTCAtcaatagatttcaaaaaattatgaaaaagaacAAAGGTTTTAGAAGAGGAACGAATGGCCCTCGAAATGCTACTCAGAATGATACCTGCTACAAATGTG